A single window of Deltaproteobacteria bacterium DNA harbors:
- a CDS encoding nuclear transport factor 2 family protein, producing MDNTPDIAAIDTVLDGFHNAASKADGATYFGYFHKDGVFLGTDKNERWSVEAFKAFAEPYFSKGKGWTYVSTARNISLAPSGKTAWFDEQLHNEKYGNTRGSGALVKQDQTWQITHYVLSFPVPNEVAGEAIKLIQAHEEASKTTP from the coding sequence ATGGATAACACTCCAGATATCGCAGCCATCGACACCGTTCTTGATGGCTTTCACAATGCCGCGTCCAAAGCCGATGGAGCCACCTATTTTGGTTATTTTCACAAAGATGGGGTGTTCTTAGGAACCGACAAAAACGAGCGATGGAGTGTTGAAGCATTCAAAGCCTTCGCCGAACCCTATTTTTCAAAGGGTAAAGGGTGGACCTATGTATCCACTGCACGCAACATCTCACTTGCACCGAGCGGCAAAACTGCTTGGTTTGACGAGCAACTGCACAACGAGAAATATGGCAACACCCGAGGCAGCGGCGCATTGGTCAAGCAAGACCAAACATGGCAGATCACACACTATGTATTAAGCTTTCCCGTTCCGAACGAAGTGGCCGGAGAAGCCATCAAACTCATTCAAGCCCACGAGGAAGCTTCTAAAACGACGCCTTAA
- a CDS encoding NTP transferase domain-containing protein, which yields MSFDTLILSAGRSSRMGQPKALLQYDGKTLLEHIVYRASQCTPGQVVIVCGHTDTASTLTQEMALNIARPILDSVVVVEGRSDGQPIDSIRCGLDVLPTPKRLLLWPVDMVFGSLNLVDKLSSSFLEDDDKIARPIYDGKHGHPVLFGKQARHELGTALADQGAHHVVHRNSKRLIDIEYGDKRIIQAMNTPQEARLCGVSI from the coding sequence ATGTCATTTGATACTCTGATTCTTTCCGCCGGGCGATCGAGCCGAATGGGTCAACCCAAAGCACTCCTACAATACGACGGTAAAACTCTTTTAGAACATATCGTTTATCGAGCCTCTCAATGCACTCCAGGACAGGTTGTTATTGTTTGCGGCCACACTGATACCGCTTCAACCTTGACCCAGGAGATGGCCTTAAACATTGCCCGTCCTATTTTGGACTCGGTCGTGGTTGTGGAAGGCAGAAGCGACGGCCAGCCCATCGACTCCATTCGGTGTGGACTCGATGTTCTCCCGACACCCAAGAGGCTTCTCCTATGGCCCGTTGACATGGTGTTTGGAAGCTTAAATCTTGTCGATAAATTATCTTCTAGCTTTCTTGAAGACGACGACAAAATCGCACGCCCGATATACGACGGCAAACACGGCCACCCCGTTCTTTTCGGCAAACAAGCCCGTCACGAATTAGGGACGGCTCTGGCAGACCAAGGGGCTCATCACGTGGTCCACCGAAACTCGAAGCGACTGATTGATATTGAATACGGCGATAAACGTATTATTCAGGCGATGAACACGCCACAAGAAGCACGGCTATGCGGAGTAAGTATCTAA
- a CDS encoding GAF domain-containing protein — protein sequence MASAPLPYQDELRIEKLKSYLILDTEAEAQFDRLTSLASNICETPIALISLLDDSRQWFKSRIGLETCETPRDISFCQFAIHNDHFFEVPDAALDERFADNPLVTDEPHIRFYGGQPLVTPDNFRIGTICVIDTQARKLTDEQKEAMNTLAQEVVMHLELRIKSKQLKQASEIEIRRTKDLLIQSGKLASLGQMIATIAHEVQNPLWVVDMAVQNQKQQNQELAALLENLNESDHQSSNLNSGIAGFLNTSNKNQSLMETAVSNLNEVTKALKTQSRQDQNPSYDVSIDKVLAEALLITQGKLVGCDVISKIPELPLCCCFRSQIGQVFINILSNAADSIAEQKQKSQLQGIDYQGEIHITAKAAKHGDEKGVNIAFTDNGTGVPLNARSHIFTEFFTTKSTGQGTGLGLSLSQSIIKNHRGVIEIHDSEHQGATFSVWIPLEFENAN from the coding sequence ATGGCTTCAGCACCGCTGCCCTATCAAGATGAGTTGAGAATTGAAAAACTCAAGTCGTATCTTATCTTGGATACAGAAGCCGAGGCCCAATTCGATAGGCTCACAAGTCTCGCTTCCAACATTTGTGAGACACCCATCGCTTTGATCAGCCTTCTAGACGACAGCCGGCAATGGTTCAAATCTCGTATCGGGCTTGAAACATGTGAGACACCCCGCGATATTTCATTTTGTCAATTTGCGATTCACAACGACCATTTCTTTGAAGTTCCCGATGCTGCGCTCGACGAAAGATTTGCCGATAACCCCCTGGTCACCGACGAGCCTCATATCCGATTTTATGGTGGTCAACCGCTCGTCACCCCCGATAACTTTCGCATCGGAACCATCTGCGTCATTGACACCCAGGCACGAAAACTTACGGACGAACAAAAAGAGGCCATGAACACACTGGCTCAAGAAGTGGTGATGCATTTGGAGCTGCGCATTAAAAGTAAACAGCTCAAACAAGCCTCCGAGATTGAAATTCGCAGAACCAAAGACCTTCTTATTCAGTCGGGAAAGCTCGCAAGTCTTGGCCAAATGATTGCCACCATCGCCCACGAAGTGCAAAATCCACTCTGGGTCGTGGACATGGCCGTACAAAATCAAAAGCAACAGAACCAAGAGCTTGCAGCACTGCTCGAAAACCTTAACGAATCAGATCATCAATCCTCAAATCTTAACTCTGGAATTGCAGGTTTCCTGAATACTTCGAATAAGAATCAATCGCTGATGGAAACTGCCGTGAGCAACCTCAACGAAGTCACCAAGGCGCTCAAGACCCAAAGCCGTCAAGATCAAAACCCTTCATACGATGTGAGTATCGACAAGGTGCTGGCGGAAGCGTTACTCATTACCCAGGGAAAACTGGTAGGTTGCGATGTCATCAGTAAGATACCCGAGCTTCCCCTATGCTGTTGCTTCCGCAGTCAAATCGGACAGGTTTTTATCAATATATTGTCCAACGCTGCTGATTCCATTGCCGAGCAAAAACAAAAGAGTCAACTTCAGGGAATTGATTACCAAGGCGAGATTCACATCACGGCAAAGGCGGCTAAACACGGCGATGAAAAAGGCGTTAACATCGCCTTCACCGATAACGGCACGGGGGTTCCTCTCAATGCGCGTAGTCATATTTTTACTGAGTTCTTTACGACAAAATCCACGGGGCAAGGAACAGGCCTTGGGCTTTCGCTCTCTCAATCGATTATCAAGAACCACCGCGGCGTCATCGAAATCCATGATTCCGAGCATCAAGGTGCCACCTTCTCGGTTTGGATTCCTCTAGAATTCGAGAACGCCAACTAG